A single region of the Bacillus cereus genome encodes:
- a CDS encoding EpsG family protein, translated as MTILWMNLAIVFILAFFARYFAIPVTNSLTSIKPNQFLILMAVLSLVLVSGLRNNIGDTYFYMHAYTVAEFNWEYIQNNKDMGFNIFQMILKGYTDDPQVMVFITALITNVLIVLTLYKYSRLIEISLYVYITSGMYLVSMNGIRQCLAAAIIFAATKYILNGNWKMYILIVLIASTFHQSALVLIPIYFLVRRKSWSVMTCILLVFAVIIVIGFNQFSTLFFTAIEDTQYGEYKNFHEGGANILRVAVDSAPLILAFIGRHKLRKLFPKSDYIVNMALLGLVFMIISTQNWIFARFSIYFGLYQLILISWVVKLFTQKDQKLIYYSILVCYFIYFVYEHIITLGIIYKSNLLG; from the coding sequence ATGACCATACTTTGGATGAATCTTGCTATAGTATTCATACTCGCATTTTTTGCAAGATATTTTGCTATACCAGTGACTAATAGTCTTACATCGATAAAGCCAAATCAGTTTTTAATTTTGATGGCGGTTCTATCTCTTGTATTAGTGTCAGGGCTTAGAAATAATATTGGGGATACTTATTTTTATATGCATGCATATACTGTTGCCGAATTTAATTGGGAATATATCCAGAATAATAAAGACATGGGATTCAATATATTTCAAATGATTTTAAAGGGGTACACCGATGATCCTCAAGTCATGGTTTTTATTACAGCGTTGATAACAAATGTGTTAATTGTACTTACTCTATATAAATATTCAAGGTTAATTGAAATAAGTCTCTATGTGTATATAACGTCTGGGATGTATTTAGTTTCTATGAATGGAATAAGGCAGTGCTTAGCTGCAGCTATTATTTTCGCTGCGACCAAATATATTTTGAATGGTAACTGGAAAATGTATATTTTAATAGTTCTTATTGCTTCAACTTTTCATCAAAGTGCGCTTGTTTTAATTCCAATATATTTTTTAGTTCGAAGGAAATCTTGGTCAGTAATGACATGTATCCTTCTTGTTTTTGCTGTAATAATTGTAATTGGATTTAATCAATTTTCAACGTTATTTTTTACGGCTATAGAAGATACACAATATGGTGAATATAAGAATTTTCACGAAGGTGGAGCCAATATATTGAGGGTTGCTGTGGATTCAGCGCCGCTCATCCTTGCTTTTATTGGGAGGCATAAACTAAGAAAACTTTTTCCGAAGAGTGATTATATCGTAAATATGGCATTATTAGGTCTAGTTTTTATGATTATTTCAACTCAAAATTGGATTTTTGCAAGATTTTCGATTTATTTTGGATTATATCAATTAATATTAATTTCTTGGGTTGTAAAGTTATTTACACAGAAGGATCAGAAATTAATTTATTATAGTATCCTGGTATGCTATTTTATCTATTTTGTTTATGAACATATCATTACTTTGGGTATTATCTATAAGAGCAATTTACTTGGATAA
- a CDS encoding glycosyltransferase family 2 protein, with product MENLTIFTPTYNRAYCLTNCYESLKRQTCKSFIWLIIDDGSNDNTKELVDSWIAEKHIKIMYHWQQNQGMHGAHNTAYEMIETELNVCIDSDDYMPDDAVEKILSFWSSYGNEEVSGIIGLDLYTNGQIIGSKLPENLKHSTLFDLYNKHGVTGDKKLIYRTELTKKYPYPIFKNEKYVGLAYKYYMLDQQYEMLLMNEALCYVEYMADGSSMNMLNQYRKNPRGFAFYRKELMKLPFTNRLFKYRQAIHYVSSSFISRNRRFIQESPCKGLTLCALPFGAILYSYITMKTKMKVNM from the coding sequence ATGGAGAATTTAACGATTTTCACCCCTACTTATAATAGAGCGTATTGTCTTACAAATTGTTATGAGAGTTTAAAACGTCAAACATGTAAGAGTTTTATATGGTTAATAATAGATGACGGATCTAATGATAACACAAAAGAATTGGTGGATAGTTGGATAGCTGAAAAACATATCAAAATTATGTATCATTGGCAACAAAATCAAGGGATGCATGGTGCTCATAATACAGCATATGAAATGATTGAAACGGAGCTAAATGTTTGTATTGATTCTGATGATTATATGCCCGATGATGCTGTAGAAAAAATCCTTTCTTTTTGGAGTAGCTATGGGAATGAAGAAGTTAGTGGGATAATTGGATTGGATTTGTATACAAATGGGCAAATAATTGGTTCAAAGTTACCAGAGAACCTTAAACACTCCACGCTTTTTGATCTTTACAACAAACATGGTGTCACAGGTGATAAAAAATTGATCTATCGCACAGAATTGACTAAGAAATATCCATACCCAATTTTTAAAAATGAAAAATATGTAGGGTTAGCATATAAATACTATATGTTAGATCAACAGTATGAGATGTTACTAATGAACGAAGCGCTTTGTTATGTAGAATACATGGCTGATGGATCATCAATGAATATGCTAAATCAATATCGTAAAAATCCAAGAGGGTTTGCTTTTTATCGCAAGGAACTAATGAAACTACCATTTACTAATCGACTATTTAAGTATAGGCAAGCTATACATTATGTATCTAGTAGTTTCATATCGAGAAATAGAAGGTTTATACAAGAATCGCCATGTAAAGGACTGACACTTTGCGCACTACCATTTGGGGCTATCCTTTATAGTTACATTACAATGAAAACAAAAATGAAAGTAAACATGTAG